In a single window of the Rhizobiaceae bacterium genome:
- a CDS encoding tyrosine-type recombinase/integrase, protein MAGWQVLLESGPQALSTKQRMAIAADHAKAFLANHEDEPFEAPPAPALPKLPEAGDTAWANLLKQLAPDALEALKVDVREFLRANYGRRSKLAFRLLDKHPALRGVVGADLAAGLEALHGADTDAALKALGLHVDAVTRRLVNLEMADFMGAAHRGLEARRGGDYRPMEELEAAPAFVASSPSSDLKASAVSLQGLFEAWWREAKAAGRSPSTKYSYGKSVEELGQFLRHDDATRISDADIVRFKDHLATSPNARTGKPLDTRVIKNSYLAGLKSIFGWAVANKKLSSNPAKDVTIKVGKLKRSRPPEFTSDEWQAILLQALNAVPIQGEPSQQYAMRRWVPWLCAYTGARVGEMVQLRKQDLRREEGRWVLRIAPDAGAVKGGQFRDVPLHEHLVEMGFPEVVQSAPDQCLFMWTGSGQAARNTAKNRMRDEVRHVVKDPDIQPNHGWRHTFKTVGRDAGVPELVLNAIVGHASQNVGDNYGSVTMKAKADGLARFPKFDLKGTKP, encoded by the coding sequence ATGGCAGGCTGGCAGGTGCTTCTAGAATCTGGCCCTCAGGCTCTTTCTACCAAGCAGCGAATGGCAATCGCCGCTGACCACGCCAAAGCTTTTCTTGCCAACCATGAGGATGAGCCATTTGAGGCTCCTCCTGCGCCTGCCCTCCCGAAGCTTCCTGAGGCCGGTGACACGGCGTGGGCCAATCTGCTCAAGCAGTTGGCTCCTGACGCTCTGGAGGCGCTCAAGGTGGACGTGCGGGAGTTTCTTAGGGCCAACTATGGGCGGCGTTCCAAGCTAGCCTTTCGGCTGCTCGACAAGCATCCGGCGTTACGCGGTGTGGTTGGGGCTGATCTAGCGGCTGGGCTTGAGGCCCTGCACGGCGCGGACACGGATGCGGCGCTCAAAGCTCTTGGCCTTCATGTCGATGCCGTAACGCGGCGGCTGGTTAATCTGGAGATGGCTGACTTCATGGGAGCGGCGCATCGTGGCCTTGAGGCACGGCGTGGGGGTGACTACAGGCCGATGGAGGAGCTTGAGGCCGCTCCTGCATTTGTGGCTTCGTCGCCTTCCTCAGACCTCAAAGCGTCCGCCGTATCCCTCCAAGGCCTGTTTGAAGCGTGGTGGCGGGAAGCGAAGGCGGCGGGCCGGTCTCCAAGCACAAAGTATAGCTACGGCAAGTCGGTGGAGGAGCTAGGGCAGTTTCTACGCCATGACGATGCAACGCGGATTAGCGATGCGGACATCGTGCGTTTCAAGGACCATCTGGCAACCTCTCCCAATGCTCGCACAGGTAAGCCGCTGGATACGAGGGTCATCAAAAACAGCTACCTAGCTGGCCTCAAGAGCATATTCGGTTGGGCGGTTGCCAATAAGAAACTCTCCAGCAATCCCGCCAAGGACGTGACAATCAAGGTTGGGAAGCTAAAGCGGTCGCGGCCTCCCGAGTTCACGTCTGACGAATGGCAGGCGATCTTGCTTCAAGCGCTTAACGCAGTGCCCATACAGGGCGAGCCTTCGCAGCAATACGCAATGCGGCGCTGGGTGCCGTGGCTTTGTGCCTATACGGGTGCGAGGGTCGGTGAGATGGTCCAGTTACGCAAGCAGGATTTGCGCCGGGAGGAGGGACGTTGGGTGCTGCGCATCGCGCCTGATGCCGGTGCAGTGAAGGGCGGGCAGTTTCGGGATGTGCCGCTGCATGAGCATCTTGTGGAGATGGGCTTCCCTGAGGTCGTCCAATCGGCCCCTGATCAATGCCTATTCATGTGGACAGGGAGCGGGCAAGCAGCAAGGAATACCGCCAAGAACAGGATGCGGGATGAGGTTCGCCACGTTGTCAAAGACCCCGATATTCAGCCTAATCACGGCTGGAGGCATACCTTCAAGACCGTTGGCAGAGACGCGGGAGTTCCCGAACTGGTGTTGAACGCTATAGTCGGCCACGCATCACAGAACGTTGGCGACAACTACGGGTCGGTGACGATGAAGGCCAAGGCAGATGGGCTGGCGAGGTTCCCTAAGTTCGACTTGAAGGGAACAAAGCCTTAA